The following are encoded together in the Onychostoma macrolepis isolate SWU-2019 chromosome 03, ASM1243209v1, whole genome shotgun sequence genome:
- the LOC131535857 gene encoding HMG domain-containing protein 3-like, whose translation MGFLCQSMSREKHGEKYTKDLFKSEVPTTPSSEACSLLNTTGMKRSVQYIFKEKKIPEALPKEVTTSRMKIKYPKQFFPLETTCQLCTGHPSLADAVLVTKKARIVSMMGLIDNISTYHRICPQCNMVYRYQEWKDGLHNFDNHIFLTLELCVFLRENVTNHVSVSRVVDSLEGLRGEKFPSRDVIFHAYCHFEALTDTDYTYSCVSCGFYPPVVVMDLLRKGVFKLAVSDLKAPPDDFSGEHDIETFWNSAMISRGFFQSSADNPFTVNPSYEHWAPWIGSETRRSGTVLNTDFKKVRTCPSSAEAQLSSVTEDHLIDELAKQKVGVVRKLCRACNIDTKGSRLDLITRLKENMKSRQTYDKVFQSIWGASGGWSVILCPHGIAYSIKFNLRAESPRDFADLLLSWKHFPNVCVYDFARGLATHTNLRVPHSLPFQPYEGRLSEPTEENVKAARDGKLQVSLPWLHERVHCGEENAHPVTGSSEHYVLYDRFHEKNATDPKDILRRVQLVPELKGWLNSQVAEQFFAKMRKSNYFFNNMAPSTHVFLMRSVIHRHNTFTNRALLERQLNSGRRLELLNTITLSALGQAVIAQQSDASKQQSTTVVAQAPSATRPELTPAEPRSTESTAAQPPTDETPTHDVGPSHHCPDSSVGQGLFPSMDHQDGRQKLAPSHPSFPKPLHSGALQTQFGTRAPYCPLNQQVPVVLSDLRPDFRLNRQTLTYLINTLREDRDHGWGQDLEILVFIFCLASATSYRVVCRAFDMPRSTVHMIVHKVSKLLLRIKRKVTHFPSLEELEEISTGFANLAGSPVFSSIAGSIQA comes from the exons ATGGGTTTTCTGTGCCAGTCCATGTCCAGAGAAAAACATGGGGAAAAATACACCAA AGACCTCTTCAAGTCAGAGGTGCCCACTACACCAAGCTCAGAGGCTTGTAGTCTTCTGAACACCACTGGTATGAAGAGAAGTGTGCAGTACATtttcaaagagaaaaaaattccAGAAGCATTACCAAAAGAAGTTACAACATCGAGAATGAAGATAAAATACCCAAAGCAGTTTTTTCCTCTTGAGACAACATGCCAGTTATGCACTGGACATCCTTCACTTGCAGACGCTGTACTAGTTACAAAGAAAGCTAGAATTGTCAGCATGATGGGATTGATAGACA acatttcaaCATACCATAGGATATGTCCACAGTGCAACATGGTGTATAGGTACCAGGAGTGGAAAGATGGCCTTCACAACTTTGATAACCACATTTTTCTCACCCTTGAACTTTGTGTGTTTCTCAGAGAAAATGTTACC AACCATGTGTCTGTGTCAAGAGTTGTGGATTCATTGGAGGGGTTGAGAGGAGAGAAGTTCCCATCCAGGGATGTCATATTTCATGCCTATTGCCACTTTGAGGCTTTGACTGACACAGATTACACTTACTCTTGTGTCAGTTGTGGATTTTACCCACCTGTGGTAGTCATGGATCTActcaggaaaggggttttcaaGCTGGCAG TCAGTGACCTCAAAGCACCCCCTGATGACTTCAGCGGTGAACATGACATTGAGACTTTTTGGAATTCTGCGATGATAAGTCGTGGATTTTTTCAAA GCAGTGCAGACAACCCTTTCACTGTCAATCCAAGCTACGAACACTGGGCACCCTGGATTGGGAGTGAAACGCGTCGAAGTGGCACTGTTCTTAACACGGATTTCAAAAAAGTGAGAACATGCCCCTCTTCAGCTGAAGCACAGCTGAGCAGTGTTACTGAGGACCATCTGATTGATGAACTGGCCAAACAAAAG GTTGGAGTTGTGAGGAAATTGTGCAGAGCCTGCAACATCGACACCAAGGGCTCCCGCCTTGATCTCATAACAAGACTGAAGGAGAACATGAAGAGCAGACAAACATATGACAAGGTCTTCCAAAGCATATGGGGTGCATCTG GTGGATGGTCTGTAATACTTTGCCCACATGGCATTGCATACAGCATCAAATTTAATCTACGTGCTGAAAGTCCCAGGGACTTTGCAGACCTTCTACTCTCCTGGAAGCACTTCCCAAATGTCTGTGTTTATGATTTTGCAAGAGGTCTGGCGACACACACCAATTTGCGGGTTCCTCATTCACTGCCTTTCCAGCCTTATGAGGGCAGACTGTCTGAACCCACAGAAGAGAATGTGAAGGCAGCCAGGGATGGAAAATTGCAGGTGTCACTGCCATGGCTACATGAAAGGGTGCACTGTGGGGAGGAAAATGCTCATCCGGTCACTGGATCTTCTGAGCACTATGTGTTATATGACCGCTTCCATGAGAAGAATGCCACAGATCCAAAGGACATACTGCGCAGGGTCCAACTTGTCCCTGAGCTGAAAGGGTGGTTAAATAGCCAAGTTGCGGAGCAGTTCTTTGCCAAAATGCGTAAAAGTAACTACTTCTTCAACAACATGGCTCCATCAACCCATGTATTTCTTATGAGAAGTGTTATCCATCGTCATAACACCTTCACAAATAGAGCACTTCTGGAGAGGCAGTTAAACTCTGGACGCCGATTGGAACTTCTGAACACCATCACCTTGTCTGCTTTGGGACAAGCTGTCATAG CCCAGCAATCAGATGCATCAAAACAACAAAGCACAACTGTGGTGGCCCAGGCACCTTCAGCAACAA GACCTGAACTCACTCCAGCCGAGCCAAGGTCAACTGAAAGCACAGCTGCACAACCACCCACCGATGAAACACCAACACATG ATGTTGGCCCTTCTCACCATT GTCCAGACTCCTCAGTAGGCCAAGGTCTTTTCCCCAGCATGGATCACCAGGACGGCAGGCAGAAGCTGGCTCCATCTCATCCCTCCTTTCCCAAGCCACTGCACTCTGGTGCTCTGCAGACCCAG tTTGGCACTCGAGCTCCATACTGCCCTCTGAACCAACAAGTGCCTGTCGTCCTCAGTGACTTGAGGCCAGACTTTCGGCTAAACAGGCAAACACTGACCTACCTCATTAACACCCTCCGTGAGGATCGTGACCATGGTTGGGGTCAGGATCTTGAAATTCTGGTCTTCATATTCTGTCTGGCAAGTGCAACTTCTTACCGGGTTGTTTGCAGAGCATTTGATATGCCCCGTTCAACAGTCCACATGATTGTCCACAAAGTCTCAAAACTGCTCCTCCGTATCAAACGCAAGGTGACCCACTTCCCATCTTTAGAAGAGCTTGAGGAAATCAGCACAGGCTTTGCAAACCTGGCTGGCAGTCCTGTCTTTAGTTCAATTGCTGGTAGCATTCAAGCCTGA
- the ifi44b gene encoding interferon-induced protein 44 isoform X1: MWLFRNPEKPPSLEFDKPWRSLDWNEDKQNLLTAINIFKPRNSEVGTLRILLHGPQGAGKSSFFNSVNNALQGRITTRALAHAVETDQSFTVKCKTYKVKKDNPDSYFPFNFTDTAGMHESGGIKMDDIIKLLNGHINSGYNFNPLKRITEEDPKYNKNPTLKDRIHCLVAVLPANTISMMDDNIIRQMADVRKEARDLGIPQVIIMTKVDESCQLVKDDLTRIYTSKTIKQKMEECSVKLGIPVSCIYPVKNYHEERISDDTMDILILDALKSIINFADDNVEDQVDSD, translated from the exons TGAGGATAAACAAAATCTTCTGACAGCAATAAACATCTTCAAACCTAGGAACTCAGAAGTTGGCACTCTGAGAATTCTTCTGCATGGACCACAAGGTGCTGGAAAATCAAGCTTTTTCAACTCTGTGAATAATGCTCTCCAGGGCCGCATCACTACCAGGGCCCTGGCACATGCAGTAGAAACTGATCAAAGTTTCACTGTGAAG TGCAAAACATATAAAGTGAAGAAGGACAATCCTGACTCCTACTTTCCTTTCAATTTCACTGACACTGCCGGAATGCACGAAAGTGGAGGAATAAAGATGGATGACATCATCAAATTGTTAAATGGCCACATCAACAGTGGTTATAAT TTTAACCCGTTAAAACGAATTACCGAAGAAGACCCGAAGTATAACAAGAACCCCACTCTGAAAGACAGGATTCACTGTCTGGTTGCTGTTCTTCCTGCTAACACTATTTCTATGATGGATGACAACATAATTAGGCAAATGGCAGATGTTCGTAAGGAAGCAAGAGACTTGG GCATTCCTCAAGTCATAATCATGACCAAGGTTGATGAATCATGTCAACTAGTCAAAGATGACCTTACAAGGATCTACAcaagcaaaacaataaaacagaag ATGGAAGAGTGTTCTGTCAAGCTGGGAATTCCTGTGAGCTGCATTTATCCTGTGAAGAACTACCATGAGGAACGTATCAGTGATGACACAATGGATATTCTGATTTTAGATGCATTGAAGAGTATTATAAACTTTGCTGATGACAATGTGGAAGATCAAGTAGACAGTGATTAA
- the ifi44b gene encoding interferon-induced protein 44 isoform X2 produces the protein MWLFRNPEKPPSLEFDKPWRSLDWKNSEVGTLRILLHGPQGAGKSSFFNSVNNALQGRITTRALAHAVETDQSFTVKCKTYKVKKDNPDSYFPFNFTDTAGMHESGGIKMDDIIKLLNGHINSGYNFNPLKRITEEDPKYNKNPTLKDRIHCLVAVLPANTISMMDDNIIRQMADVRKEARDLGIPQVIIMTKVDESCQLVKDDLTRIYTSKTIKQKMEECSVKLGIPVSCIYPVKNYHEERISDDTMDILILDALKSIINFADDNVEDQVDSD, from the exons GAACTCAGAAGTTGGCACTCTGAGAATTCTTCTGCATGGACCACAAGGTGCTGGAAAATCAAGCTTTTTCAACTCTGTGAATAATGCTCTCCAGGGCCGCATCACTACCAGGGCCCTGGCACATGCAGTAGAAACTGATCAAAGTTTCACTGTGAAG TGCAAAACATATAAAGTGAAGAAGGACAATCCTGACTCCTACTTTCCTTTCAATTTCACTGACACTGCCGGAATGCACGAAAGTGGAGGAATAAAGATGGATGACATCATCAAATTGTTAAATGGCCACATCAACAGTGGTTATAAT TTTAACCCGTTAAAACGAATTACCGAAGAAGACCCGAAGTATAACAAGAACCCCACTCTGAAAGACAGGATTCACTGTCTGGTTGCTGTTCTTCCTGCTAACACTATTTCTATGATGGATGACAACATAATTAGGCAAATGGCAGATGTTCGTAAGGAAGCAAGAGACTTGG GCATTCCTCAAGTCATAATCATGACCAAGGTTGATGAATCATGTCAACTAGTCAAAGATGACCTTACAAGGATCTACAcaagcaaaacaataaaacagaag ATGGAAGAGTGTTCTGTCAAGCTGGGAATTCCTGTGAGCTGCATTTATCCTGTGAAGAACTACCATGAGGAACGTATCAGTGATGACACAATGGATATTCTGATTTTAGATGCATTGAAGAGTATTATAAACTTTGCTGATGACAATGTGGAAGATCAAGTAGACAGTGATTAA
- the LOC131535924 gene encoding keratin-associated protein 10-3-like, producing the protein MHKKMNKHDGIILFTFYFSLTSRDRITMEDSHFKYQILHRCRLPCRAAGHYHCPYCSRTVIRRVDMERHLFLCYKQLTSQSVEPVLPCAAPSVEPVLLPAAPSVEPVLPLAAPSAEPILLPAAPSAESVLPCAAPSAEPILLPAAPSAESVLPCAAPSAESVLPCAAPSAEPILPLAAPSAEPVLPLAAPSAEPILLPAAPSAESVLPCAAPSAEPILPLAAPSAEPVLPLPPHQRSLSCFLPPHQRSLSCLCRPISGACPASCRPISGAYPASCRPISGVCPALCRPISGAYPASCRPISGVCPALCRPISGVCPALCRPISGACPALCRPISGACPAFCRPISGARPLVCTATGAGCSRGLWEVCQVSPLQS; encoded by the exons ATGCAcaaaaagatgaataaacacgaTGGAATTAtacttttcacattttatttttcactcaCTTCCAGGGATAGGATTACTATGGAGGattcacattttaaat ACCAAATTTTACATAGGTGCAGATTGCCATGCCGTGCTGCGGGGCATTACCACTGCCCCTATTGTTCACGAACAGTTATAAGGAGAGTGGACATGGAAAGGCATTTGTTCTTGTGCTATAAACAACTGACTTCACAGTCTGTGGAGCCTGTCCTGCCTTGTGCCGCCCCATCAGTGGAGCCTGTCCTGCTTCCTGCCGCCCCATCAGTGGAGCCTGTCCTGCCTCTTGCCGCCCCATCAGCGGAGCCTATCCTGCTTCCTGCCGCCCCATCAGCGGAGTCTGTCCTGCCCTGTGCCGCCCCATCAGCGGAGCCTATCCTGCTTCCTGCCGCCCCATCAGCGGAGTCTGTCCTGCCCTGTGCCGCCCCATCAGCGGAGTCTGTCCTGCCCTGTGCCGCCCCATCAGCGGAGCCTATCCTGCCTCTTGCCGCCCCATCAGCGGAGCCTGTCCTGCCTCTTGCCGCCCCATCAGCGGAGCCTATCCTGCTTCCTGCCGCCCCATCAGCGGAGTCTGTCCTGCCCTGTGCCGCCCCATCAGCGGAGCCTATCCTGCCTCTTGCCGCCCCATCAGCGGAGCCTGTCCTGCCTCTGCCGCCCCATCAGCGGAGCCTATCCTGCTTCCTGCCGCCCCATCAGCGGAGTCTGTCCTGCCTGTGCCGCCCCATCAGTGGAGCCTGTCCTGCCTCTTGCCGCCCCATCAGCGGAGCCTATCCTGCTTCCTGCCGCCCCATCAGCGGAGTCTGTCCTGCCTTGTGCCGCCCCATCAGCGGAGCCTATCCTGCTTCCTGCCGCCCCATCAGCGGAGTCTGTCCTGCCTTGTGCCGCCCCATCAGCGGAGTCTGTCCTGCCTTGTGCCGCCCCATCAGCGGAGCCTGTCCTGCCTTGTGCCGCCCCATCAGCGGAGCCTGTCCTGCCTTCTGCCGCCCCATCAGCGGAGCAAGACCACTTGTATGCACGGCAACCGGTGCAGGGTGCAGCAGAGGTTTATGGGAGGTCTGTCAGGTGTCCCCATTGCAATCTTAG